DNA sequence from the Patescibacteria group bacterium genome:
AATAAAAAAGTTAAGTTTATTTCAGATTGCGTTGGAGAAAAAGTTGAAAAAGAAATTAGCAAAATGAAAGACAAAGAAATTATTTTATTGGAAAACCTTAGATTTTACAAAGAAGAAGAAAAGAACAGTAAAATTTTTGCAAAGAGCCTGTCAAAATTCGGAGATATTTATATTAACGAAGCTTTTTCTGTTTCTCATCGCAATCATGCTTCTGTTTCCGCGATAACAAAATTTTTGCCAAGTTTCGCTGGGTTTTTGTTAGAGGCTGAAGTTTTTAATTTGTTGAAACAGCTTAAAAATCCGCAAAGACCTTACATAATTTTATTAGGAGGGGCAAAACTTTCCACAAAAATTAAATTAATAGAAATTTTAGGCAAGAAAGCTGATAAAATTTTGATTGGCGGAGCAATAGCTAATGTTTTTTTAAAAGCAAAGGGCTATGAAATAGGCAAGTCTTTAGCAGAAAAAAATATGATAATTCAAGCTAAGGCAATGTTAAAAAAAAGGAATTTAAGCAAAAAATTTTTGTTGCCAACAGATGTTGTTATTGGAAAATCAATTAATAAAGCGGAAAGAGTGGAGCTTAAGAAAGTGGAGGGTATCCAAAATAATGATATTATTTTAGATATAGGTGTAGAAACGGTTTACGCTTATTCGCAAATTTTAAAGAAAGCTAAAACTATTTTATGGAACGGACCAATGGGAAAATTTGAATTTAAACAGTTTAGCCATGGCAGTTTAATGTTGGCAAGAGTAATTGCTTCCGTGTCTTCTGATAGAGTTTTTTCAGTTTGTGGAGGAGGGGAAACAGCGGAAATTTTAGATTTAACTAAAATGGAAAAATTTGTCAGCTGGGTGTCAACTGGCGGAGGGGCAATGCTGTCGTTTTTAGCAAATGAAGAAATGCCGGGGATAGAACCGCTGAAAGAGTTAAAAGTCAAAAGCAATTAAACATTTAAGT
Encoded proteins:
- a CDS encoding phosphoglycerate kinase, with product MKLKSIKDIKNLKSKRIIVRVGFNVPLNKNKIIDDRKIQSVLPTINYLIEKNAKVILISHLGRPDKNQKSKIKNQNNGLHFKINKDEEFSLKPIAKRLEKLLNKKVKFISDCVGEKVEKEISKMKDKEIILLENLRFYKEEEKNSKIFAKSLSKFGDIYINEAFSVSHRNHASVSAITKFLPSFAGFLLEAEVFNLLKQLKNPQRPYIILLGGAKLSTKIKLIEILGKKADKILIGGAIANVFLKAKGYEIGKSLAEKNMIIQAKAMLKKRNLSKKFLLPTDVVIGKSINKAERVELKKVEGIQNNDIILDIGVETVYAYSQILKKAKTILWNGPMGKFEFKQFSHGSLMLARVIASVSSDRVFSVCGGGETAEILDLTKMEKFVSWVSTGGGAMLSFLANEEMPGIEPLKELKVKSN